One genomic segment of Musa acuminata AAA Group cultivar baxijiao chromosome BXJ3-3, Cavendish_Baxijiao_AAA, whole genome shotgun sequence includes these proteins:
- the LOC103977167 gene encoding E3 ubiquitin-protein ligase MPSR1-like: MSAEAEAEADAESVLARFEELLRRAGGDERREIGFFPVVFAVVGAPAAEGAAPGLERVVMLNPLTRGVVILQGDPALLSELISPEPAAGGGGPPPASKASIEALRTVEPGEEDAGEECPVCLDGLGGGRGAASDEGAVPPSVREMPCRHRFHGGCIEKWLGMHGSCPVCRYQMPAEEGEPKTIGDAGRERTRELIITVAFGRRDEGINEQ, translated from the coding sequence ATgtcggcggaggcggaggcggaggcggatgcGGAAAGCGTACTTGCGCGCTTCGAGGAGCTCCTGCGGAGGGCGGGTGGCGACGAGCGGCGGGAGATCGGCTTCTTCCCCGTCGTCTTCGCCGTGGTTGGCGCGCCTGCCGCGGAGGGGGCAGCGCCGGGGCTGGAGCGGGTCGTCATGCTCAACCCGCTCACCCGCGGGGTGGTCATCCTCCAGGGCGACCCGGCGCTGCTCTCCGAGCTGATCTCCCCAGAGCCGGCGGCCGGCGGCGGAGGCCCTCCGCCGGCCTCCAAGGCCTCGATCGAGGCGTTGAGGACGGTGGAGCCAGGCGAGGAGGACGCGGGCGAGGAGTGCCCCGTGTGCCTCGACGGGCTGGGGGGCGGCAGGGGGGCGGCTTCAGATGAGGGCGCGGTTCCGCCGTCGGTGAGGGAGATGCCGTGCAGGCATCGGTTCCACGGCGGGTGCATCGAGAAGTGGCTGGGGATGCACGGATCCTGCCCGGTGTGCAGGTACCAAATGCCGGCGGAGGAGGGAGAGCCAAAGACGATAGGCGACGCCGGAAGGGAGAGGACGAGGGAGCTGATCATTACGGTAGCATTTGGAAGAAGGGATGAAGGAATCAATGAACAATAA
- the LOC135632974 gene encoding cyclic dof factor 1-like, with protein sequence MSENRESAIKLFGMTIPLQLTSSGDDDESQDVDEEDATATSQEPESQDKNESATCSSEIHKPVSADQEDASSTKNPTKTAAEGVKKTEKILPCPRCRSLDTKFCYYNNYNINQPRYFCRNCQRYWTAGGTMRNVPVGAGRRKSKHSSHCRLQALRPDTHEPVHYTSLRPNGTVLSFGTDAPVAEKANGCNKNSGDELQQENEGSTAPIPCFSGSPWPYLWAPAPPLCASTFPVAFYPAAAYWSWSIPWPSSLPPSSPNYRGAGSSSAALGKHSRDASIIESSIHKTSRRIDDPEEAAKSSIRTTVGIKSSKIDAVSNGGLLKAFQPKLYVKNQVLETPLLVHDNPAALSRSLHFQETS encoded by the exons ATGTCAGAGAACAGAGAAAGCGCGATCAAGCTCTTCGGCATGACGATCCCCCTGCAGCTTACCAGCAGCGGAGACGACGACGAG TCTCAGGATGTCGACGAGGAAGACGCTACTGCTACATCACAAGAACCAGAGTCGCAGGACAAGAACGAGTCCGCCACATGTTCCAGCGAGATCCATAAACCAGTTTCCGCCGATCAAGAAGACGCTTCGTCGACGAAGAACCCCACGAAGACGGCGGCCGAAGGTGTGAAGAAGACGGAGAAGATCCTCCCTTGTCCTCGGTGCAGAAGCCTcgacaccaagttctgctactacaacaactacaacATCAACCAGCCGCGGTACTTCTGCCGGAACTGCCAACGGTACTGGACCGCCGGGGGCACCATGAGGAACGTCCCTGTCGGAGCCGGTCGCCGCAAGAGCAAGCACTCCTCCCACTGCCGCCTCCAAGCTCTTCGGCCCGACACCCACGAACCGGTCCATTACACCTCTCTGAGGCCAAACGGCACGGTTCTCAGCTTCGGCACGGATGCGCCGGTGGCAGAGAAGGCGAACGGCTGCAACAAGAATAGTGGCGATGAGCTGCAACAGGAGAACGAAGGATCGACCGCTCCAATTCCATGTTTCAGTGGATCTCCCTGGCCGTATCTTTGGGCGCCGGCTCCGCCTCTCTGTGCTTCGACATTTCCAGTTGCGTTCTACCCGGCTGCGGCCTACTGGAGCTGGAGCATCCCATGGCCGTCTTCCTTACCTCCTTCCTCCCCTAACTACAGAGGAGCAGGATCCAGTTCTGCTGCCTTAGGCAAGCACTCGAGGGATGCAAGCATAATCGAGAGCAGCATTCACAAAACATCGAGGAGGATCGATGACCCGGAAGAAGCCGCAAAGAGCTCTATTCGGACGACGGTGGGCATCAAGAGCAGCAAGATCGACGCAGTCAGCAACGGAGGGCTCCTCAAGGCCTTCCAGCCTAAGCTATACGTCAAGAACCAAGTGCTAGAGACACCATTACTGGTGCATGACAACCCTGCGGCACTCTCTCGATCTCTGCACTTCCAGGAGACCTCTTAG